Below is a genomic region from Citrobacter telavivensis.
GTCGGGCTGGCAAAGGCGGAAGTGATGGCCGAGCGTATTCGCCTGATCAACCCCGAGTGCCGGGTGACGGTAGTCGATGACTTTGTTACGCCGGATAACGTCGCGGAATATATGAACGCGGGATTCAGCTATGTCATTGATGCCATTGACAGCGTACGGCCAAAAGCGGCGCTGATTGCCTACTGTCGACGCAATAAGATCCCGTTAGTGACCACCGGTGGTGCGGGTGGTCAGATCGATCCTACGCAGATTCAGGTCGTCGATCTGGCGAAAACTATCCAGGATCCGCTGGCGGCAAAACTGCGCGAACGGCTGAAAAGCGATTTTGGCGTAGTGAAAAACAGTAAAGGCAAACTCGGCGTCGACTGTGTGTTTTCAACGGAAGCGCTGGTGTATCCACAGTCAGACGGTAGCGTCTGCGCCATAAAGGCGACGGCAGAAGGACCAAAGCGGATGGACTGTGCGTCGGGCTTCGGCGCGGCAACGATGGTCACCGCCACGTTCGGTTTCGTGGCAGTATCCCATGCGTTGAAAAAGATGATGGCAAAAGCGGCACGCCAGGGGTAGGCCGGATAAGACGCTTCAGCGTCATCATCCGGCGGAATGAGCCGCATTAATGACTGCCTCGTTCAACGCCGCCAGACCCTGGCCGCGCGACGCGCTGAGCTGAGTTCGTAGCCCCAGCTCATCAAACAACGCCAGCGGCGAATGGGCCAGAAGTTCCGCCGGCGTTTTCCCTTCTGCGGCGGTCAGCAATACCGCCAGCAGTCCGCGCACAATGCGACCTTCACTGTCGCCGAAAAAGTGTAGCGTGCCCTTTTCAGAGCATGTATATCCCAGCCAGACGCGATTTTCGCAGCCAGCAATCTCTTTGGCCTGCGCTTTGAGATAGTCGGGCAATGCCGGAAGCTGTTTACCGAGCAGGATCAACTGACGATATTTGTCTTCCCACTGGGTCAGCGGGAGAAAGGTATGGCGCAACGTCTCTTCGGTTATGGTTGTGCCGAACGGGTGTCCGGCAAACATTGGGCTAGTCATTAATCCACCAGTATTTCCAGTGCGCGATCAACAGCGTTGACCAGCGCATCCACATCACTTTGGGTATTATACGGCGCAAATGAGGCGCGTAGCGTACCCGTGACGCCAAGTTCAGCCAGCAGCGGCTGCGCGCAGTGCTGACCGGCACGCAGTGCGATGCCATACTCCGCCAACAGGGTGACCATATCGCTATGGTGAACCCCGGCAAAATCAAAGGCCAGCAGACTGGAGTCCTGACAGCGAAACGAACGGAACCCCGGACGCTGAGCCAGCGCCTCTTCCGCCAGCGTGGCCAGCCCACGACTCCAGCTTTCCGCCTGGATGATATCAATGTCGGCCAGCCACTCCAGCGCGGCGCTCATGCCAATCACGCCAGCGACGTTAGGAGTACCCGCTTCCAGCTTCCACGGTGCGGCTTGAGTAGTGAAGCCCTCGAAACTGACTTCGTTGATCATCTTACCGCCACCAAGCCAGGGCGACATGGCTGCCAGCAACGCTGGTTTGCCGAAAAGCACGCCGATGCCGGTTGGGCCGTACAGCTTATGTCCGGAGAAGGCGTAGAAGTCGATATCGAGCGCCTGGACATCCGCCGGGAAATGGACCGCCCCCTGCGCGCCATCCACCATCACCACCATGTCAGCGGCATGGGCGAGCGTAATGGCTCGGGCTAAGTCCGGGCAGCCGCCGGTAACGTTCGACATCTGCCCTAGTGCGAGAATTCGGCTTCGCGGGGTGATAATTTCCGGCAGGCGTTCGACATCAGGCAGGTGCTGGGTATTGAGCGGTAGCTTGACCACTTTTGCCCCGGTTTGCTCCGCGACCATCAGCCACGGCACAAGGTTCGCATGGTGCTCCGCGACGCTGACGATAATCTCATCACCCGGTTGCAGGCGAGGGCGGGCATAGCTCTGCGCCACCATGTTGATGGCCTCCGTGGTGCCACGGGTCCAGACGATGGTTTTGTCATCAGGCGCGTTCAGCAAACGCGCCACCTTTTCCCGCGCGGCCTCATAGCGCGCGGTCAGGCGCTGGGCTTCGGCAAACTGACTGCGGTGGACGTTGCCGGCGCTCAGACTATAGAACTGTCGGGTCGCCTCAATAACGGCCTGTGGTTTGAGGGCCGTCGCGGCGCTATCAAGATAGACGCCCGCGTCAGCTAATGCGGGAAATTGCGCGCGAAACTGCGCGGGATTGAAAGCGTTCATGGTATTCCTCGATTCAGTGATCCGATCGTGGCGCAAATTGGTCGCTGATTCAAGGATTGTGCGGCCACCAGGAATACTCTGGATGTTGTGGCGAAATCAGACCAGTAGCTTATGCTGAATTATGTTAGGTAAATATTTATGCCTGTTACGGAGTACGTTTTAAATAGCATAAACAGCTTTAAGGAGAAGAAGATGAAAAAGACTGCCGCAATTATCTCTGCATGTATGCTGACTTTTGCCCTGAGCGCCTGTTCCGGTCCGAACTATGTGATGCACACCAATGATGGTCGTAGCATCGTCGCGGACGGTAAGCCGAAAACCGATGATGAAACCGGGATGATTTCGTACAAGGACGCTAATGGCAACAAACAGCAGATCAATCGTACCGATGTGAAAGAGATGGTCGAGTTGGATCAGTAGTCGCCAGATATCAGGTAAAAAAAAAGCACCGCAAATTGGCGGTGCTACATTAATCACTATGGACAGACAGGGTAAATGTACAGGAAGTGAAAAAGGGTAGCGTTGCTACCGTGGTCTGAATCGCAGACCAATTGCAAACACAACAACACAACATCACAACCGTAAGCCAAAAGCCCACCAGAACACGCATTCCGATAAAACTTTTCGTTCCGGCTCAGGAAGTGCCGCCACTATAGGTATTTGCTGGTAGTTCCTCAACGGACAAATTATAATGGCTCAGATTAAAAAAACTAATAGGTTACATAGTGTAGCCTAATTGTTAAATTCTTTTAACATCAAAGTTTAAAAGCCATGTCAAAACGACTTCCACCTCTGAACGCATTACGTGTTTTTGATGCCGCCGCACGGCATCTGAGCTTCACCCGCGCAGCAGAAGAGCTTTTTGTGACGCAGGCCGCAGTAAGCCACCAAATCAAGTCACTTGAGGATTTTTTGGGGCTGAAGCTGTTTCGTCGACGCAACCGTTCTCTTCTTCTTACCGAAGAAGGGCAGAGCTACTTCCTCGACATAAAAGAGATTTTTTCGCAATTAACCGAAGCGACGCGTAAACTTCAGGCGCGGAGTGCAAAAGGGGCGCTGACGGTCAGTTTATTGCCCAGTTTTGCGATTCAGTGGTTGGTGCCACGACTCTCTAGCTTTAACTCAGCTTATCCGGGAATTGACGTCAGGATCCAGGCGGTGGACCGTCAGGAAGATAAACTGGCGGACGACGTCGACGTGGCGATTTTTTATGGCCGCGGCAACTGGCCTGGACTGCGCGTAGAAAAATTGTACGCCGAGTATCTGCTGCCGGTGTGCTCGCCGCTGCTGCTGACGGGGGATAAGCCCCTGAAATC
It encodes:
- a CDS encoding YgdI/YgdR family lipoprotein — translated: MKKTAAIISACMLTFALSACSGPNYVMHTNDGRSIVADGKPKTDDETGMISYKDANGNKQQINRTDVKEMVELDQ
- the gcvA gene encoding transcriptional regulator GcvA: MSKRLPPLNALRVFDAAARHLSFTRAAEELFVTQAAVSHQIKSLEDFLGLKLFRRRNRSLLLTEEGQSYFLDIKEIFSQLTEATRKLQARSAKGALTVSLLPSFAIQWLVPRLSSFNSAYPGIDVRIQAVDRQEDKLADDVDVAIFYGRGNWPGLRVEKLYAEYLLPVCSPLLLTGDKPLKSPADLASHTLLHDASRRDWQTYTRQLGLNHINVQQGPIFSHSAMVLQAAIHGQGVALANNVMAHSEIEAGRLVCPFNDVLVSKNAFYLVCHDSQAELGKIAAFRQWILAKAATEQEKFRFRYEQ
- the tcdA gene encoding tRNA cyclic N6-threonylcarbamoyladenosine(37) synthase TcdA, with product MSVVISDAWRQRFGGTARLYGEKALQLFADAHICVVGIGGVGSWAAEALARTGIGAITLIDMDDVCVTNTNRQIHALRDNVGLAKAEVMAERIRLINPECRVTVVDDFVTPDNVAEYMNAGFSYVIDAIDSVRPKAALIAYCRRNKIPLVTTGGAGGQIDPTQIQVVDLAKTIQDPLAAKLRERLKSDFGVVKNSKGKLGVDCVFSTEALVYPQSDGSVCAIKATAEGPKRMDCASGFGAATMVTATFGFVAVSHALKKMMAKAARQG
- the csdA gene encoding cysteine desulfurase CsdA, whose product is MNAFNPAQFRAQFPALADAGVYLDSAATALKPQAVIEATRQFYSLSAGNVHRSQFAEAQRLTARYEAAREKVARLLNAPDDKTIVWTRGTTEAINMVAQSYARPRLQPGDEIIVSVAEHHANLVPWLMVAEQTGAKVVKLPLNTQHLPDVERLPEIITPRSRILALGQMSNVTGGCPDLARAITLAHAADMVVMVDGAQGAVHFPADVQALDIDFYAFSGHKLYGPTGIGVLFGKPALLAAMSPWLGGGKMINEVSFEGFTTQAAPWKLEAGTPNVAGVIGMSAALEWLADIDIIQAESWSRGLATLAEEALAQRPGFRSFRCQDSSLLAFDFAGVHHSDMVTLLAEYGIALRAGQHCAQPLLAELGVTGTLRASFAPYNTQSDVDALVNAVDRALEILVD
- the csdE gene encoding cysteine desulfurase sulfur acceptor subunit CsdE, with the protein product MTSPMFAGHPFGTTITEETLRHTFLPLTQWEDKYRQLILLGKQLPALPDYLKAQAKEIAGCENRVWLGYTCSEKGTLHFFGDSEGRIVRGLLAVLLTAAEGKTPAELLAHSPLALFDELGLRTQLSASRGQGLAALNEAVINAAHSAG